The genomic window CAAAGGCTCGGACTCGTAGGGTGGGCAAAGCGAAGCGTGCCCACCATTCACGATCACACTGCCGATAGATGGTGGGCACGGCGCGCGAAGAGCGCGCCTTTGCCCACCCTACGGCATTTATACCTACATCGGCCGATACGCGCGCACGTCGGCCGGCACGTTCACACCCAGCTTGATCTGGCCGACGGAGTGGATGATGTCGTCGCCGAGGAGCTGGGCGAAGCAGGCATAGCCCCAATCGTTCATGTGCAGACCGTCGGCGATGACGAAGCCCTCGACCGGGATCGCCTGCTTCTCGTGCCACTCGCGCATCACCTCGAAGCGCGGGAAGATGCCGACGTGACGGAGCTCGGCGACCTTGCCGAGCAGCTTCACCATCTTGCCGGCGCTCTCGGCGCGCTGGTTGACCGCCGGCGAATATTGCGGATCGACCAGCACGATGTCGGCGCCGCCCGCAGCCTGGATGCGGGAGATGCCGTCCTCGACCATCTTTGCGGTCTCGCCGGGATCGAGGTTGCGCAGCACGGCGTTGGTGCCGACCTGCCAGATCACCATATCCGGATGCACGTCGATCACCTGCGTCTGAAGGCGCTTCATCATCTCGGGCGCATCCTCGCCACCAACGCCGGCATTGACGACGGTGATGTCGGCAGTCGGATAATGCCGGCGCAGCTGTGCGGCGAGGCGGTTCGGATAATTGAACTCCGGCGAACTCGCACCGAATCCTGCTGTCGAAGACGAGCCGAACGCGACGATGACGACGGGCTGGCCGGCGACGAGCTTGCTTGCGACATGCGGCAGCGTGCCCATCGCCTTCGAGCCGCCCTTCGGCGGCAGGCAGGGCACGCGGCTGAAGATGTCGCCGGCGGACTTTGCGACCTCCTTCACCTTGTCGATGGCGCGCGCGGTGATGCCGCGCCGGTCGGGGGACGTCGCGGCGACAGTGGTTTGGGAGGACGGGGCGGAAGCGGGATCAGCCGGCTGCGCGGGCGCGGGCGTCGCCTGTGCGGCTTGCGTCTGCGCGCGCAGCTGCGAAGCGGGTGCCAGCACCAGCAGCATTGCTGCTGCGGGCGCAGCCAGCCATGACGTCAGACAAAAAGGGCGGAGAGAACTCATTAACGCTAGACCTCAATTTTGCTGCTGGGCCGGCTCCAGATGGGCAGCGTCGATCACGAATTGTGCCAACGCCCGGCCGAGGCAATCATGAACCTGTTTCGCCAGCTCAGGCCCGCGGGACGGGTTGAACAGGTCGAACTGGCCCTGATCATTCCACTGTCGCATGATCGCGAAACGGTCGAACAGCGGGATGTCGTGCTCCTGCGCCACCACGCGCATATTATCGAGAAAAGGCTGCGCCGCGATCATGGTTTCGGTACGCGGGCTGTACTGCAAATTCATCAAGACGACGTCAGCCCCTGTCTTTTGCAACGCAGTAACCCCTTCGGTTACTGCGCTGCGAAATTCGTCGGGATCGATGGATCGGATAGCATCCACGGTCCCGGTCTGCCAGATGACCAAAGTAGGCGTTTTTGCTTCCATCAGCTTAACGAAGGTGGCGGCGGTCTCCTGTGCCGTCCTCTTGCTCTGTATTTCTACGGAGACGTGCACCGCTTCCGAGGGCGGCAGCTTGTCCTTGAGGCTCACCTCCATGCGCGCCGGATATGAGCTGCTCTCCGAGGAAGGAATCGTGGTCGAGCGGCTGCCGATGACCAGAATCTCGAGCGGCTTGCCGGCCTTGACGGCGTCGGCGACCTTGGGAAGCCGGCTTTCGCTGGTGAGCAGATAGGGCGGCAATTCGCAGGCCGCGGGCGCGGCCGGAGCAGCAGACGCACCATCGCCCGCGCGCGCCATGGGCGCGGCGAGACCACCGCATAGCAGGATCAGGCTCAGGAGAACCTT from Bradyrhizobium zhanjiangense includes these protein-coding regions:
- a CDS encoding SGNH/GDSL hydrolase family protein, whose amino-acid sequence is MSSLRPFCLTSWLAAPAAAMLLVLAPASQLRAQTQAAQATPAPAQPADPASAPSSQTTVAATSPDRRGITARAIDKVKEVAKSAGDIFSRVPCLPPKGGSKAMGTLPHVASKLVAGQPVVIVAFGSSSTAGFGASSPEFNYPNRLAAQLRRHYPTADITVVNAGVGGEDAPEMMKRLQTQVIDVHPDMVIWQVGTNAVLRNLDPGETAKMVEDGISRIQAAGGADIVLVDPQYSPAVNQRAESAGKMVKLLGKVAELRHVGIFPRFEVMREWHEKQAIPVEGFVIADGLHMNDWGYACFAQLLGDDIIHSVGQIKLGVNVPADVRAYRPM
- a CDS encoding SGNH/GDSL hydrolase family protein, whose amino-acid sequence is MKAKVLLSLILLCGGLAAPMARAGDGASAAPAAPAACELPPYLLTSESRLPKVADAVKAGKPLEILVIGSRSTTIPSSESSSYPARMEVSLKDKLPPSEAVHVSVEIQSKRTAQETAATFVKLMEAKTPTLVIWQTGTVDAIRSIDPDEFRSAVTEGVTALQKTGADVVLMNLQYSPRTETMIAAQPFLDNMRVVAQEHDIPLFDRFAIMRQWNDQGQFDLFNPSRGPELAKQVHDCLGRALAQFVIDAAHLEPAQQQN